aaagtCAAGAATCTAGCACAGAGATAAAGCCAATGAAGGATAAGGCAAATTGACTCAAACTCCTAAAAGGAAAGAGATTTAGACTCCTAAAAGAAAAGAGACTCATACTTCTAAAAGGAAATGGGTTCACAAGATAAGTTGGACTCAATCACTCTAAAGAAATAGACCTCTATATAAGGAGAAGGTTTCCCCCAATCTAAAGAAGCTTCTACATACAGGCTCCACTATGCACATTGACTCCAAAGAATCTTCTCTCAAGGGAGgcatcttcttcaacctcccGAAATCCTAAATTCCTCCATTGTGTTGTAAGATATGTGAGGCCATGAGAGATTGTAAACTCACCTGTTATAATGGATTTTGCCCCCAAACAAGTAACAACTCGTGAACGTAGGCATTAGGCCGAACCACATATATCTGTctctgttatttattatttatttttatatatgaacgTGAAAAGTACCGTATCGAAGCCCGAATCATCTTCATGAGCCTGGGGGTAATTCCTTCCTCCGTTTCAGTATGTTGTGCAATTTTTTGCATTAGCAGTCTCATTACTTGTACTAATTATGCCCTAGCTTTTCCCTGAAagccttttttaaaaaaatatccaatTGTATATAGAGAACTCTTTATTGGTATCCCATGTTGTCTCTTTCATAGTTTAAAATGTTCGTCATTTGTGCTAGCTTAAGTCGGTagatatttttttgtatatgtTGGTAGCTAGGTTCTCTGTCAACATATTGTGCCGGGCATCACTGGCATGAATTTAAACTGTTGTTCAGTTTATGTCATAGTGCTTTTACTGTATCTGCTAATTGGGTGGCTGCATTTAGCCATGTGACCCAGAAACTCCTGCCACATGGTATATGGGCATATGGTGGAACAGATTAAAGTTTTTTTTGTGTTAAGGAACTATGGCTTTAATGTCGTTTCTTTTTTCACAAGAATGGGATGGAAGGGGAGGTTCTATATCCAAGACTCACTGGTGTGTGACTTTCCAATAACAGTTTGTTGGGATGAAAGGAATTCTAAAATGGAAGGTGGAGGTCCTATATACAAGACCCACTGGTGTGTGACTTACCATTTACCAATAATAGAATTTGTTGTGATAAAAGAGATTATTTAGAATTCTTTTCTATGCGTCCTGTGTATTTGGCTGTCTTTTTTTTCGTATTAATAAAAATCTGCTTAAcgtatcaaaaataaataaattcttttgAAAGTTTTCTGATTGAAATCATCAATTCCCTTGGGTTGTAAATTCATTGGAAATCCTTGTGCAGCTTCTTCTGGTGAAATCCGTGATGCTTTGAAGGATGAAAACCTGCAGAAAATCATCCGCAATATTGATTGTTCCCCAGATGCTGAGAATGTAAGAAGTTCAATTCTGAAATCAGCACACCAGTATTTTCTGCATTAGATAATACTCGTTTGATGCCGTGATCATTGCTAAATCAGCTGAAATCTGTTGTCACTTGGTAGGAACTTGAGAAAGCCATGGGAGTGGAGGCGTTTTGCATGTTCACCGACAAGGTATTGCCATCTGTTGCTACCTTAACTGTACTCTCCTTAAATGCAAAAGCGTTCATAAGAATAGGTTTGCATGCAATGTGATTAGGAAATCTTAGTGCTCCAGCTTGAAGCGTCTTACTCAATTTTAGCTTTTCTCAGATTCTATCCATCATCAACCCGTAGCTCCAACTAGCTATAACTAAAGGAGGAAGATGAAATTTTTACAGGAAGTTAAAGATTCTTCTACAAAGCCAGCAGTTTGTTAAATCAACTTCTAGTTTGACTTCAATCTGGCTGGCAGCTAGTACATCCCTTGCTCCGTGAGTGTCGCTTCATGCAAGTCTATCGATAGGAGTCCTCTGGTGTAATATATAGGTTGAGAATATTTCAATTTAGGGTCTGGTTAAAAAGTACATTTCAAGTTTCAATTTTTCTGTACAAATAGTAGATGGGATAGGAGCAAAACGGCTCCAATTTCTCTTGCctaatatcatcaataaataagaATATGACGATgatgaaggccttggtcttggggtagtACTCCCTTTAAGGTTCAAGGTTCAACACATCATAAATACAAACAATTTTTTGGAATCACACTTCTAGTGAAAAGTCAACGATTTAACTAGTTTCGTATATTAAAACCTTTGAAGGTAAGGTGCACGGCAAGGAATTGGAATTTATTTTGCAGGCATGGTTCTAAACGGCCTTGCCTTGATGATGATGGAAgctttgcctctctctctctctctctcagggaGGGAGAAGGCTTCTCTCCCCTCGGgccttattttttttcccttcccagCTTTATCCTCCTTTTCTCCATATTGCTGTATTTGAGTGGTCCAATATGTAGTCATCGGCCCACCATTGAATCTTATGTCTCTCCAACTTAAAGCCCTTTTAACTTTGGGCAACAATTTGAAAAGATTTTTTCCATCACACATCAACATCATTTTGGGTCGTTTGTTGCCCACTCATCCCCTCCgtatttttctttccaataCTAATGATTTAATGttgcttagaaaaaagaaaaaataaataaaagataaccATTCAATTTATGGAATCCACCACGCTCTCTCTATAGTTTCGCAGAAAATCTTACTGCACCACATGATCCGCTAAGCAATTTGGGCTAGCAATTTTGGGggtaaattctaatataataaaaagttaagGAATTAATGAAGAAACTGAGATATTACCTTGTAGGAGTTATGTGTCAGCTTCAAATTCCAAAATTGCTTTCCATTGCCTGCCCATGGTAACTGATAATTTATGGTCTTtgaatcaaacacaaacccTAAGAAAGAGgatcatgaaaagaaaaagaattatgCTATTCATTGGTAGCTGTTCCTACTGTTATCTTGCTGCACCCGTACGTCTTCCACTTTTATTGGCGACTGCTGACCACTGCAACACAAGTGGACT
This is a stretch of genomic DNA from Carya illinoinensis cultivar Pawnee chromosome 3, C.illinoinensisPawnee_v1, whole genome shotgun sequence. It encodes these proteins:
- the LOC122303732 gene encoding uncharacterized protein LOC122303732 isoform X5, with translation MGPRQCRVCKEAQSKYKCPSCLAPYFFFLIFLVSVVLWSVSRSTKKSHVLSRYLLKGQFVGMKGILKWKVEVLYTRPTASSGEIRDALKDENLQKIIRNIDCSPDAENELEKAMGVEAFCMFTDKLFSDSIHHQPVAPTSYN
- the LOC122303732 gene encoding uncharacterized protein LOC122303732 isoform X11, with the translated sequence MSSLQGSTIKIQVSLMSSTLFFFLDFPGFSCSVVCFKKHKEIPCAKPVSSEASSGEIRDALKDENLQKIIRNIDCSPDAENELEKAMGVEAFCMFTDKLFSDSIHHQPVAPTSYN
- the LOC122303732 gene encoding uncharacterized protein LOC122303732 isoform X10: MSSLQGSTIKIQVSLMSSTLFFFLDFPGFSCSVVCFKKHKEIPCAKPVSSERSTSSGEIRDALKDENLQKIIRNIDCSPDAENELEKAMGVEAFCMFTDKLFSDSIHHQPVAPTSYN
- the LOC122303732 gene encoding uncharacterized protein LOC122303732 isoform X9 encodes the protein MGPRQCRVCKEAQSKYKCPSCLAPYFFFLIFLVSVVLWSVSRSTKKSHVLSRYLLKASSGEIRDALKDENLQKIIRNIDCSPDAENELEKAMGVEAFCMFTDKLFSDSIHHQPVAPTSYN